The following proteins are encoded in a genomic region of Spirosoma sp. SC4-14:
- the lgt gene encoding prolipoprotein diacylglyceryl transferase, with translation MLQYVIWDVNPEIFHIGSFSVRWYGLLFALGFLIGMQIMTYIFQKENKPVADTDTLLIYMVVATILGARFGHFLFYEPEVILKNPLEVILPPYRGLASHGATIGILTGLWLYSRRKESRLTNQTFLWVTDRIVITVALGGASIRLGNLMNSEIVGRPTDVPWAFIFMNNTEYAKIPRHPAQLYESLSCLVLFFFLLWFWNRYKERTPRGSMLGIFLIWVFSLRFFYEYLKENQVPFEDSLPLNVGQILSIPAVLLGIYFLIRSYRNPVVIPEPQDESKEIKS, from the coding sequence ATGCTGCAATACGTGATTTGGGATGTTAATCCCGAAATTTTTCACATTGGTTCGTTCTCAGTTCGCTGGTATGGCCTATTATTCGCACTAGGGTTTCTGATCGGGATGCAGATCATGACCTATATTTTCCAAAAGGAAAATAAACCCGTAGCCGATACCGACACGCTGCTGATTTACATGGTTGTTGCTACCATTTTAGGGGCGCGTTTTGGTCATTTTCTATTCTACGAACCCGAAGTTATTCTTAAAAACCCGCTTGAAGTCATTCTGCCGCCCTACCGTGGGCTGGCCAGTCACGGCGCAACGATCGGTATTCTGACGGGGCTTTGGCTGTATTCACGCCGTAAAGAAAGCCGCCTGACTAATCAGACGTTTCTGTGGGTAACCGACCGAATCGTAATTACTGTGGCGCTTGGGGGAGCTAGTATCCGGCTTGGAAACCTGATGAACTCCGAAATTGTAGGCCGTCCTACCGATGTACCCTGGGCGTTTATTTTTATGAATAATACCGAATACGCCAAAATTCCCCGCCATCCAGCGCAGTTGTATGAATCGTTGTCGTGTCTGGTTCTCTTCTTTTTTCTGCTCTGGTTCTGGAACCGATACAAAGAGCGTACTCCGCGTGGCAGTATGTTGGGTATTTTTCTGATCTGGGTTTTTTCGCTCCGCTTTTTCTACGAATACCTGAAAGAAAACCAGGTTCCGTTTGAAGACAGTTTACCGCTGAATGTTGGTCAGATTTTGAGCATACCGGCTGTTTTGCTGGGCATCTATTTCCTGATTCGTAGCTACAGAAACCCTGTTGTCATACCTGAGCCTCAGGACGAATCTAAAGAAATAAAGTCATAG
- the yidD gene encoding membrane protein insertion efficiency factor YidD, with protein MKTILIGLVKVYQAAISPYFPNACRYTPTCSHYMIEAIRKHGAMRGGWLGLKRIGRCHPWGGHGYDPVP; from the coding sequence ATGAAAACAATTCTGATTGGACTCGTTAAGGTTTATCAGGCAGCTATATCGCCTTATTTTCCGAATGCCTGCCGGTATACACCTACCTGCTCGCACTATATGATCGAGGCTATTCGGAAGCATGGGGCCATGCGCGGTGGCTGGCTGGGCTTAAAACGCATTGGTCGCTGCCATCCGTGGGGAGGGCATGGCTACGATCCCGTACCCTGA
- a CDS encoding co-chaperone GroES family protein: protein MVNITADNKLKRLIVVGDRVLIKPKDPTDRTASGLYLPPTVQEREQVQSGYVIKVGPGYPIPTPVDDEPWKETEEKIKYMPLQAQEGDVALYLQRNAIELHYEGEQYVIVPQSSILMLERSEDLL from the coding sequence ATGGTTAATATTACTGCCGATAATAAACTAAAACGCCTAATTGTGGTAGGCGATCGGGTACTGATTAAACCCAAAGACCCCACCGACCGTACGGCCAGTGGTTTATACCTGCCCCCAACGGTACAGGAACGCGAACAGGTTCAATCGGGCTACGTCATTAAAGTTGGGCCGGGCTACCCCATTCCGACACCCGTTGACGATGAACCCTGGAAAGAAACGGAAGAAAAAATAAAATACATGCCCCTTCAGGCGCAGGAAGGCGATGTGGCGCTATACCTTCAACGGAATGCGATTGAATTGCACTATGAAGGCGAACAATATGTTATTGTACCGCAATCGTCGATTCTGATGCTGGAACGCTCGGAGGATCTGTTATGA
- a CDS encoding DUF4174 domain-containing protein: MESIANQQKSLKALLSEKKDHRRVLLLYGRDDAQHYLIEQQEALTEFKDDVAKHELDTIVIIASELQEPDRQFLMHEYKLVPSEDFVGWLLDKDGSIRETYKKPVSPQDLFKAI; the protein is encoded by the coding sequence ATGGAAAGTATAGCGAATCAGCAAAAGTCGCTTAAGGCCTTATTGAGCGAAAAAAAAGACCACCGGCGCGTGTTGCTCCTCTACGGCCGCGACGATGCCCAGCATTATCTTATCGAACAGCAGGAAGCTCTTACTGAATTTAAAGATGATGTTGCAAAACACGAGCTGGATACGATTGTAATTATTGCGTCTGAACTTCAGGAACCCGACCGCCAGTTTCTGATGCATGAGTATAAACTGGTGCCATCTGAGGATTTTGTGGGCTGGCTTCTCGACAAAGACGGAAGCATTAGAGAGACCTACAAAAAGCCCGTGTCGCCCCAGGACCTGTTTAAAGCCATCTGA
- a CDS encoding sialate O-acetylesterase, which produces MKGFKWSACLLVWLAIQTAFADVRLPNVFGSHMVLQRRKSIPVWGWASPGEKVTVTFTNQTKTTKADKEGKWKLMLDPMEAGGPFLLTVAGKKNTVTFEDVLLGEVWICSGQSNMEWQLQSATNGKEEVKNATYPTIRQLLVKKSISLTPKDDIEGEWTVCSPQTAAYYTAVGYFFARQLQKDLNVPIGLINTSWGGTHSETWTSRDAMNQSDEFRPVIAKLPANYEEVIQSGKERTRLLLEKQQGGLPAAGEEWKWSDPALKTDQWKSMNMPGDWEWGGLPTLDGVVWFRKEVMIPEDASLKKMTLRFGSADDRDSSFVNGQFVGATKGQATRSYAIPDGVLKPGRNVIAVRITDDGGAGGIVGKPEQLQLSGESLDIPLAGQWQYRVASVSPSSFRPGPNTYATQLFNAMLNPLIPYAMEGVIWYQGESNAGRAYQYRKAFPLMIEDWRKRWGNDFPFLFVQLASFNSANGDSRHGSSWAELREAQTMALQLPNTGMAVTADIGDPKDIHPKNKQDVGKRLAAEAIRVAYSGVANGETSLGEASRGPMFDKLTVDDNRAVVTFKNVGTGLTVKDRYGYLKGFEVAGSDQKFYYAKADIQGNTVVVHADSVATPVAVRYGWADDNSDVNLYNREGFPAVPFRTDTWKGITEAAKFE; this is translated from the coding sequence ATGAAAGGTTTTAAATGGAGTGCGTGTCTGCTCGTTTGGCTCGCTATACAAACCGCTTTTGCCGATGTGCGACTCCCGAATGTGTTTGGCTCGCATATGGTGCTGCAACGTCGAAAGTCGATTCCGGTGTGGGGGTGGGCGAGTCCGGGTGAAAAAGTTACCGTAACCTTTACTAACCAGACAAAAACAACGAAAGCCGACAAAGAAGGCAAATGGAAGCTCATGCTCGATCCAATGGAAGCGGGTGGGCCTTTTCTACTGACCGTAGCCGGAAAGAAAAACACCGTAACTTTCGAGGATGTACTCCTGGGCGAAGTCTGGATTTGTTCGGGGCAGTCGAATATGGAATGGCAACTCCAGTCGGCTACCAATGGCAAAGAAGAGGTGAAAAATGCTACTTATCCGACCATTCGTCAGCTATTGGTTAAAAAATCCATTAGCCTGACTCCTAAAGACGATATTGAAGGCGAATGGACAGTTTGCAGCCCGCAAACGGCAGCTTACTATACGGCAGTTGGCTACTTTTTTGCCCGCCAGCTACAAAAAGATCTGAATGTTCCTATTGGGTTGATCAATACGAGTTGGGGTGGAACCCATTCCGAAACCTGGACCAGCCGCGACGCCATGAATCAGAGCGATGAGTTCCGGCCGGTCATAGCGAAGTTGCCTGCCAATTATGAAGAAGTGATTCAGAGTGGAAAAGAGCGGACCCGTTTATTGCTGGAAAAGCAGCAGGGCGGTTTACCGGCTGCTGGCGAAGAATGGAAGTGGTCGGACCCGGCTCTGAAAACCGATCAGTGGAAATCGATGAATATGCCCGGCGATTGGGAATGGGGCGGCTTACCAACGCTGGATGGCGTGGTGTGGTTTCGCAAAGAAGTCATGATTCCGGAGGATGCCAGCCTCAAAAAAATGACACTTCGCTTTGGCTCTGCCGACGATCGGGATTCGTCATTCGTAAACGGTCAGTTTGTTGGAGCCACCAAAGGACAGGCCACCCGTTCGTATGCCATTCCTGATGGCGTATTGAAACCTGGCCGGAATGTTATTGCCGTTCGTATTACCGATGATGGTGGTGCTGGCGGCATTGTTGGCAAACCGGAACAACTTCAACTTTCGGGCGAGAGTCTGGATATTCCGCTGGCCGGGCAATGGCAGTATCGGGTTGCTTCGGTGTCGCCGTCGTCTTTCAGGCCGGGGCCAAATACATACGCAACCCAGTTGTTCAATGCCATGCTGAATCCGCTGATTCCTTATGCTATGGAAGGAGTGATCTGGTATCAGGGCGAATCGAACGCTGGGCGGGCTTATCAATACCGGAAGGCATTTCCGCTTATGATCGAAGACTGGCGCAAACGCTGGGGCAATGATTTCCCGTTCCTGTTTGTTCAACTGGCGAGTTTCAATTCGGCTAATGGCGACAGTCGGCATGGCAGTAGCTGGGCCGAACTGCGCGAAGCTCAGACGATGGCACTGCAATTGCCAAATACAGGTATGGCGGTTACGGCTGACATTGGCGACCCCAAAGACATTCACCCGAAAAATAAGCAGGATGTAGGTAAACGACTGGCGGCCGAAGCCATACGAGTTGCTTATTCGGGAGTGGCTAACGGAGAAACGTCCTTGGGCGAAGCATCGCGTGGACCCATGTTCGACAAACTGACGGTAGATGACAATCGGGCTGTAGTTACCTTCAAAAACGTAGGGACAGGGTTAACGGTAAAAGATCGCTATGGGTATCTGAAAGGGTTTGAAGTGGCTGGATCGGATCAGAAGTTTTATTATGCCAAGGCCGACATTCAGGGCAATACGGTGGTGGTACATGCCGATTCGGTTGCTACACCCGTGGCCGTTCGCTATGGGTGGGCCGATGACAATAGTGATGTGAACCTCTACAATCGGGAAGGTTTTCCAGCCGTTCCATTCCGCACCGATACCTGGAAAGGAATTACCGAAGCGGCTAAGTTTGAGTAG
- a CDS encoding SDR family oxidoreductase: MAKERILITGATGTLGAATITELMNHPAKPSFDVVAGLRNVSHLEALSNSRPDDVIRLDFCDISSFEAALQGVDRLLFIRPSALSDVERFFKPFVAAAREAGVRQVTFLSMLGAEHNPIIPHHRIEKLIVESGIVFTFLRTGFFMQNLCTLHRDEIRLRNEIFVPAGDGKACFVDVRDVATIAARSLTNPGDLYTNRSFEITGSDVLTHLDMCQILSVVLGRRITYRNPSALRFIWHKWHNEHHPLYDILARTMLYTSIRFSRTAQTSQEAEYLLGRPPITFRQFVNDYRESWMG, translated from the coding sequence GTGGCTAAGGAGCGTATTCTGATCACCGGCGCAACAGGAACTCTAGGAGCGGCAACGATAACCGAGTTGATGAATCACCCGGCCAAACCGTCTTTCGATGTCGTGGCAGGCCTGCGCAATGTGTCTCATCTGGAAGCACTCAGCAACAGCAGACCCGACGATGTAATTCGACTGGATTTTTGCGATATATCCTCTTTCGAAGCCGCACTTCAGGGAGTCGATCGATTATTGTTCATACGCCCTTCGGCCTTGTCGGATGTCGAACGATTTTTTAAACCATTCGTAGCAGCAGCCAGGGAAGCGGGTGTTCGCCAGGTCACCTTTCTGTCGATGCTGGGTGCCGAGCATAATCCGATCATTCCGCACCATAGAATTGAAAAGCTTATCGTTGAATCCGGCATAGTATTTACGTTTCTACGAACCGGCTTTTTCATGCAGAACCTGTGTACACTCCATCGCGACGAGATTCGGCTTCGGAACGAAATTTTTGTTCCCGCTGGCGACGGAAAGGCCTGCTTTGTCGATGTTCGGGATGTGGCTACCATAGCTGCCCGTTCGCTCACGAACCCAGGCGACTTATATACCAACCGAAGTTTCGAAATTACAGGCTCCGATGTGTTAACTCACCTCGATATGTGCCAGATTTTGAGTGTGGTTCTGGGTCGGCGCATCACCTATCGCAATCCGTCGGCACTTCGCTTTATCTGGCACAAATGGCATAACGAACACCATCCGTTATACGACATACTGGCCAGGACAATGCTTTATACCTCTATTCGTTTTAGCAGGACGGCCCAGACATCCCAAGAGGCCGAATACCTTCTGGGCCGCCCCCCTATTACGTTTCGGCAGTTTGTGAACGATTATCGTGAGAGTTGGATGGGCTAA